TCTTGTCGGCGGAGCCACACGGTATCGAAAGTAGATAAAGGACAATGATGACAGTAAGAATGCGGGTGGAGGAGTGAGGCCGGCGTAAGGAAAACGAGCTGGGGGGTGGGGGTTGAGAACGCGGGGGAGAACAATTTGGGGGGGGatgtaattgaattgaatttggaTCCTTCCACAAATCAAAACGTACGTTTCATgtcttttaaacaaaataaataaataaatgccacGTAGGTTTGGCGTGCGGAGGTTGAGGAATAGTAGGGGGTTGTATAGAagaactctttttttaaagagtggGAATTGAGGATTTGACCGTGGATATTGTTGCAGTTCCCAATGAAGCGCGTCTCCTCCATTGGGCTTTTTACTCCCACATATAATTAACATGCCGATCAGTTCAGCTCAAATAGTGCATGGATCTTGGCGTTAATGTATCTGAAAACACAAACACCTAAAAAGGACGAAGTGgatgaaaatacttttttgacTCAAATCGTGTAGGGCTTTGGCGGAAGAAAGTTTGCATTGCAAGTCATAGAAGATTGAGGCTGGAGCCCAAATCAGTTTGAGTTTTGtcatcttgaaataattttttgggaTTTCTCAGAGGGACCCTCTtcaaaatctctctataaaCCCAACCCAAACAACCAAAACTTGTGTGCTAGTCAACACCTCTTCCATCCCAGTCCCTCGTATTGATTTTTGAATGGGACACCGCATCATGATTCGACCTTTCAGATTTGCCTTCCTCTGTCTTGTTatctcatttttcataatattttatataatattatttttttaaaaaaattatttttataaattaacttataaaaataatattattttattaaaatatccttattttacaatatattataaaatatattatgaaatgtgttATGTATGTATCATTACTATTGTATGAAATCAAAGCTTAATACTCCATacaccattttctttaaatagaatttaattacttttaattGGTGCCtatttgatattaattaaatagtcaTTATATTTGTAAAGAACATATCATCCATATTATTAATATGTCactatttgatttgtaatatttaaatcttaattttttttttaacaaattaaatcaGGTcacattataaattttcaaaattataaaaggtCTACAATGTTCAAGTTTATGATAATCCATTGAGCTTCCAAACTAAGGATGACAactctttaataattattatgagaaatgctttatttataataaaaaaattattaaaataaagttataaattgataaaatttaatgttatatattaaattataaaattatttttattataaaatagatataatatacatataaaatcatataaatttataaatttagtttgtCTCTTCTCAATTATTATTAAGTCCATTAGTATATCACTTTGAATGGTCAGAAATTGAACACGTGTCTTGGTTCAAGGAGTTGCAGTAAGGGGATCGACGTAGTTGATGGGGcccaaaaaaaacataattaaaaaaatgtcaaacctaacttcatattatttaaataaaaatcaatcttcaaattttaaatcaaaCATATTGACCTGTAAAGTAGTTGATTTCAGTATCCCTTGACCAACGTGGTAATCCATGTTACCAAGAATAGGttctattctattaataaattcAAATCCACAATCTATCTTTTAGCCACCAATCCAGCCTTAAACCTCTCAGCTGCTTCATAGAGTAAAAACTCTTTTTAGATTGGATAACGATAGGTATATTAATTCAATaaatctttacaattttttcacactctataatctacatttttgttttcttttatcaaatatttattatatgaataaagaatagaaaatttgaaataatttaaaaataataaactcaaaaaatttaaaatttaaaatatttaaaaaaatatgaaatatagagTGTAGTGAAAGTTGTGTAGTAAAACTCATATTAATTCCTATCAGACATTTGctattctctttatttttataattttataattatttttttaatacttaaataattaagaaagtgattatgaatgaagttgtatattattttaatttttttaataattaagaatattaaaacaaattaataaaaaaataaaaattttaaattctctataaaataataaaatgacaatAGAAAGTAGTAAGACTGTTTTGGGTTTAGTCattgaaaaaatctaaatcatACTCTACTGTTTGTAGAGTCCCCAGCACACTCaacgtgctggggtgaaaaaaaaattcttcacaaTGTGCTGCGACTTTCGACTGCTCCCAAACATTTCTCTTAGTCATTAGTACGTTGTCCGTCCCCTCTCACccatatgtataatatatatatatatatatgtatgtatgatcaGAAAATGATCTCTTACTATTTTGCCTCAAATGTATTcgattgataatttatttatttattcagtgattaaagaaattattttaagtgtattgatatatttttttatttttaaatatattaaaagaaatatgaatagaaaaatgaaaagaaaaaaaaaagtttccagCGGTAAGTCTGAGCagtagcaccgctcttttaGGAATCCTGTGGGTTTCCGTCCAAAGCAGGAAGAAGCAAAACCATGGGCAGTTTTCTGTCAGCCCAAACAAAACCTGCTAATCTAAAACCGGCTGCCCCGCTCTCTGTATTTACTCGATCCTTTCTATCCCATCATTCAATCTAATGCACATCCACcgtctctcgctctctctctctctctctctccgtgtgTATATCTTCTTGTGTCTATATTTGCAAAGGTTCGAGAAGGACCAGTACTATCCATCTGGGCAGCCCAGGACTTGGTGTCTGGTGACGTGACAAACTGAttccaatctctctttcttgaCGGACGGGGTATGTTTCCTTTACTACTTCCTTGAATGAGAAATACATGAGTACGTAGGTGATGAACAAATTTTTTCGACTCGGCCTTTGTGAccaattttagtttttgatgGAACCAAATGGTTTAGGTGGTGGGATGTTTCCTAACATTGGTTCTGGAATGTTAGGTCTAGAATTGCCTCTTCAACAACAACAGCCACAACCACAACAACAAAAGAGTCCTGCAAACCCTCATCACGGCCTCCGAAACAACCATCTCCAGATGGTTTCCTATCCCCATCATGAAACCGATCACAACCCACCACAGTCTCAGCAATCCGTGAAACATCCAATATATGCTTCCAAACCAAAGCAAGCCATAGCTCTCAGTGATGAGGACGATGACAACTCTGGGGATGCCAAGAGAAAAATGTCGCCTTGGCAGAGAATGAAGTGGACGGACACCATGGTAAGGCTGCTGATAATGGCAGTCTATTACATGGGCGACGAATCCATGTCTGAAGGGACCGATCCAACGGGCAACAAGAAGAAGTCTGCAGGCTTGTTACAGAAGAAAGGGAAGTGGAAATCGGTCTCCCGCGCTATGATGGAGAAGGGGTTCTATGTGTCTCCGCAGCAATGCGAGGACAAGTTCAATGACTTGAACAAGAGGTATAAGAGAGTGAATGATATACTTGGGAAGGGTACGGCTTGCAAGGTCGTGGAGAATCAGAGCTTGCTGGAGACAATGGACTTGTCACCTAAGATGAAAGAAGAAGTTCGCAAATTGCTGAATTCTAAGCACTTGTTCTTCAGGGAAATGTGTGCTTACCACAATAGCTGTGGTCATGGGAGTGCCGGTGGGGCTGGTGGAGGAGCAAGTCAATCCCCAGATCAGGTGGCTACCGAGCCATCTCATACTCAGCAGCAGCAGGCACAACAGCAGCGGTGCTTTCACTTGGCGGAGAATGCAGGTATGTGTGCTGAGGGTTCGAAATTGGTGAAAGGAGGAAATGGtgaagaggaggaagatgatgaggatgatgatgattctGATGAGTACGAGGACGAGGATGGTGTGGAAAGCGGTTCTAGGGGTCATAGCGGGCATGGACATGATCAAGACGAGGACGACAATGATGAAAAGTCTTCGAGGAAAAGAGCAAGGAAGGGAGTGTTTTTTACGTCCTCGCAGTTAGTGCAGCAACTGAGCTGTGAGGTGGTGAGCGTGCTGCAAGATGTGGGGAAGAGCCCGTGGGAAAAAAAACAGTGGATGAGGACCCGTTTGATACAATTGGAGGAGCAGCAAGTGAGCTACCGAGGCCGATCTTTTGAGCTAGAGAAACAGCGGTTGAAGTGGGTCAAGTTTAGCAGCAAGAAGGAGAGGGAAATGGAGAGAGCTAAGCTTGAGAACGAGAGGAGAAGGCTCGAGAACGAGAGAATGTCCCTGCTTCTACGCCAGAAAGAGATGGAGCTGCTTGATCATCACCACCAACAGCAGCAACACCTACAACATTCATCGACTAACAAGCGGGGTGAACCATCCTCCATTACTGGATGAAAACTAATTGTATAACAACATATGATAATTGACTCAGTGTAGGTTTAGAGAGCTTAAAAGGtggcattctttttctttcgtcTTTACTTCGG
This genomic interval from Juglans regia cultivar Chandler chromosome 3, Walnut 2.0, whole genome shotgun sequence contains the following:
- the LOC108979678 gene encoding kinesin-related protein 4-like isoform X1, encoding MEPNGLGGGMFPNIGSGMLGLELPLQQQQPQPQQQKSPANPHHGLRNNHLQMVSYPHHETDHNPPQSQQSVKHPIYASKPKQAIALSDEDDDNSGDAKRKMSPWQRMKWTDTMVRLLIMAVYYMGDESMSEGTDPTGNKKKSAGLLQKKGKWKSVSRAMMEKGFYVSPQQCEDKFNDLNKRYKRVNDILGKGTACKVVENQSLLETMDLSPKMKEEVRKLLNSKHLFFREMCAYHNSCGHGSAGGAGGGASQSPDQVATEPSHTQQQQAQQQRCFHLAENAGMCAEGSKLVKGGNGEEEEDDEDDDDSDEYEDEDGVESGSRGHSGHGHDQDEDDNDEKSSRKRARKGVFFTSSQLVQQLSCEVVSVLQDVGKSPWEKKQWMRTRLIQLEEQQVSYRGRSFELEKQRLKWVKFSSKKEREMERAKLENERRRLENERMSLLLRQKEMELLDHHHQQQQHLQHSSTNKRGEPSSITG
- the LOC108979678 gene encoding kinesin-related protein 4-like isoform X2 codes for the protein MFPNIGSGMLGLELPLQQQQPQPQQQKSPANPHHGLRNNHLQMVSYPHHETDHNPPQSQQSVKHPIYASKPKQAIALSDEDDDNSGDAKRKMSPWQRMKWTDTMVRLLIMAVYYMGDESMSEGTDPTGNKKKSAGLLQKKGKWKSVSRAMMEKGFYVSPQQCEDKFNDLNKRYKRVNDILGKGTACKVVENQSLLETMDLSPKMKEEVRKLLNSKHLFFREMCAYHNSCGHGSAGGAGGGASQSPDQVATEPSHTQQQQAQQQRCFHLAENAGMCAEGSKLVKGGNGEEEEDDEDDDDSDEYEDEDGVESGSRGHSGHGHDQDEDDNDEKSSRKRARKGVFFTSSQLVQQLSCEVVSVLQDVGKSPWEKKQWMRTRLIQLEEQQVSYRGRSFELEKQRLKWVKFSSKKEREMERAKLENERRRLENERMSLLLRQKEMELLDHHHQQQQHLQHSSTNKRGEPSSITG
- the LOC108979678 gene encoding kinesin-related protein 4-like isoform X3 — translated: MVSYPHHETDHNPPQSQQSVKHPIYASKPKQAIALSDEDDDNSGDAKRKMSPWQRMKWTDTMVRLLIMAVYYMGDESMSEGTDPTGNKKKSAGLLQKKGKWKSVSRAMMEKGFYVSPQQCEDKFNDLNKRYKRVNDILGKGTACKVVENQSLLETMDLSPKMKEEVRKLLNSKHLFFREMCAYHNSCGHGSAGGAGGGASQSPDQVATEPSHTQQQQAQQQRCFHLAENAGMCAEGSKLVKGGNGEEEEDDEDDDDSDEYEDEDGVESGSRGHSGHGHDQDEDDNDEKSSRKRARKGVFFTSSQLVQQLSCEVVSVLQDVGKSPWEKKQWMRTRLIQLEEQQVSYRGRSFELEKQRLKWVKFSSKKEREMERAKLENERRRLENERMSLLLRQKEMELLDHHHQQQQHLQHSSTNKRGEPSSITG